In Marinomonas posidonica IVIA-Po-181, a single window of DNA contains:
- a CDS encoding EAL and HDOD domain-containing protein — translation MKNDDVLFCRKAVVNQKSQTMAYHLLHPEDTLYEDEKTFFSSLFVDVNLNELTQQKAIFFIGSIDQLTKLPELNGLQVTLFIDCSNLDQTKHIDSLSEARLDGYQFGLVNPQPEDYDSDFMNVFSYVLYDLEQISLDEVLESSQHPDIVLKNIWVHKIERAQDFDRLKQSLPHAYFSGCFIRKMTKIKGKRVLAYKDILIELLNHLNNHQTSPRLLADCIERDPTLTYRIIKLTHTARYHSQFNVTNAQRAVEIIGVRDLVKWVGLVMLSSVSGKPDCLFLMAVSRACFCHNISAVLFPKLEGGFLVGLFSYLPSFYDEDLTTLLKELPLDVNITKALLEYQGNLGGVLRMVEAYESGRWEKIPFDQLAMMNISKDALKNIYIDSLTMAREMTQA, via the coding sequence ATGAAAAACGATGATGTGCTTTTTTGTCGTAAAGCTGTCGTGAACCAAAAATCGCAAACAATGGCTTATCACCTTCTTCACCCTGAAGACACGTTATATGAAGATGAGAAGACATTTTTCAGCTCTTTGTTTGTGGATGTGAACCTCAATGAGTTAACGCAGCAAAAGGCGATTTTTTTCATCGGATCAATTGATCAGTTAACTAAATTGCCGGAACTCAACGGGTTACAAGTCACGTTATTTATAGATTGCTCTAACTTAGATCAAACAAAGCACATTGATAGCCTGTCAGAAGCTCGCTTAGATGGTTACCAATTTGGCCTCGTTAATCCTCAGCCTGAGGACTATGACAGTGACTTTATGAATGTGTTTTCGTATGTTTTATACGATTTAGAGCAGATTTCTTTAGATGAAGTATTAGAGTCGAGTCAACATCCAGACATTGTCTTAAAAAATATTTGGGTTCATAAAATTGAGCGCGCTCAAGATTTTGATCGTCTCAAACAATCCTTGCCGCATGCTTATTTCAGCGGTTGCTTTATCCGCAAAATGACCAAGATCAAAGGCAAACGAGTTCTAGCTTATAAAGACATACTCATTGAATTACTGAATCATTTAAACAATCACCAAACCTCCCCTCGTCTTTTAGCAGATTGCATTGAGCGTGACCCAACACTGACATACAGAATTATCAAATTAACGCACACAGCTCGATATCACAGCCAATTTAATGTGACTAACGCACAGCGAGCAGTAGAAATTATCGGAGTGCGTGATCTCGTTAAGTGGGTAGGCCTAGTGATGCTCAGTAGTGTTTCAGGAAAGCCGGATTGTTTATTTTTAATGGCGGTTTCTCGTGCTTGCTTCTGTCATAACATCAGTGCGGTTTTGTTTCCAAAATTAGAAGGTGGTTTCTTAGTTGGATTGTTTTCGTATCTGCCGAGCTTTTATGATGAAGATTTGACCACGCTATTAAAAGAACTTCCTTTGGATGTCAACATTACTAAAGCCTTATTAGAATACCAGGGGAACTTAGGTGGTGTATTGCGAATGGTTGAAGCTTACGAATCGGGCCGCTGGGAAAAAATCCCGTTTGACCAGTTGGCAATGATGAACATTTCTAAGGATGCATTAAAGAACATTTATATTGATAGCTTAACCATGGCGAGAGAAATGACTCAAGCATGA
- a CDS encoding TatD family hydrolase gives MIDIGVNLNHSLFLDDLEHTLLEAKQQGVNGIICIASDLEESQLLTQYSRLHPSLWQTIGCHPHQAKTWHADSQQIYRALLHKHQAVAIGETGLDFNRNYSTQEQQRFAFHQQIDLAKELALPLYLHERDAHEEMIATLKQHPEVAQNSVIHCFTGSRRELDHYLELGLYIGITGWVCDERRGSDLQTSVPHIPLDRLLLETDAPYLLPRNIRPRPKKNHPKYLPYVAEEVARLRNMTVEALIKASVDNTHRLFNLPANIHTS, from the coding sequence ATGATAGACATTGGCGTTAATTTAAATCATTCACTGTTTTTAGACGATTTAGAGCACACCTTGTTGGAGGCAAAGCAACAAGGGGTTAATGGCATTATTTGCATAGCGTCGGATCTTGAAGAAAGTCAGCTATTGACTCAATACAGTCGTCTTCATCCAAGCCTTTGGCAAACCATTGGTTGTCATCCTCACCAAGCTAAGACATGGCATGCCGACAGTCAGCAAATATATCGGGCGTTACTGCATAAACATCAAGCTGTGGCAATTGGTGAAACAGGATTGGATTTCAATCGCAATTACTCTACTCAAGAGCAACAACGTTTTGCTTTCCATCAGCAAATCGACCTAGCCAAGGAATTGGCTCTGCCTCTCTACTTACATGAAAGAGACGCCCATGAAGAAATGATTGCGACCTTGAAGCAGCACCCTGAAGTTGCTCAGAATTCCGTCATTCATTGTTTCACAGGTTCAAGAAGAGAATTGGATCACTATCTAGAGCTTGGTCTGTACATTGGCATAACAGGTTGGGTTTGCGATGAAAGAAGAGGCAGCGACTTACAAACCTCCGTGCCTCACATCCCTTTGGATAGATTGCTATTAGAAACCGACGCGCCGTATTTATTACCCAGAAACATACGCCCCAGGCCGAAAAAGAATCACCCGAAATATTTGCCCTACGTTGCAGAAGAAGTAGCCCGATTACGAAACATGACGGTTGAAGCATTAATCAAAGCCAGTGTCGATAACACTCATAGACTGTTTAATCTGCCTGCTAATATTCATACAAGTTAA
- a CDS encoding DNA polymerase II yields MFKEQKGYIVSRHTKEVNGQIEMSLFVKTPDGTVKVIPDRQQTSFFSTIPISELPVDVKGVQYHPTELNSFDHQTVTLIQTNSMTLHSQILKFVKQTGHAVFEEDIKAHDRYLMERNIRGSIRFIGLVEQGGLVYRQAKVIAGDYAPNWNIWSLDIETSVTHNKILSIGITNDLLRQAFVVAPDNTNLENVTAFSDERSLLLGFMQFVKKHNPDIFIGWNLIGFDLHFIDQRCQQLGIRAAFGVNGETWNIRSSENQGKYFASIPGRVALDGITLLKVGGYHFESYSLNNVSHEILGDRKLLHGGDRWQEIERMHQHDLASFVAYNLQDCDLVWRIFKQLKLIQLQQTRVDLTGIPMEQTGGSVASFENLYIPRLHQAGYVAPSWKDEAFVASPGGFVMNSLPGLYKNVLVFDFKSLYPSIIRTFFIDPLARITAQKAPQQNNQHIVPGYLGAHFEVDQAILPELVGELAKAREEAKSSHNDILSYAIKIIMNSFYGVLGSNVCRFYHAELASSITMRGHEILQLTKTWMEEKGANVIYGDTDSLFVVLNDESAEPDVLGKHLCEDINQTLTAWCRDYANVDSHLELEFETLYERFFMPTIRGQEEGSKKRYAGKTNNKVVFKGLEAARTDWTKLAREFQRNLFDIVFNDENPIAYIQSIIEQLKAGQLDEWLVYSKQLSRPLSEYSKHKPPHVRAAMMIDEKRASLGLPLEYNKGRKRIHYVYQTSGVMPYETQADLNHLDYEHYIEKQLVPIADSLLPIFKTNMASLLSQQISLL; encoded by the coding sequence ATGTTTAAAGAGCAAAAAGGCTACATTGTCAGTCGCCATACAAAAGAAGTGAATGGTCAGATCGAAATGAGCCTTTTTGTGAAAACGCCTGATGGTACGGTGAAAGTCATACCGGACCGCCAACAAACCAGTTTTTTTAGCACCATCCCGATCTCCGAACTTCCTGTAGATGTAAAAGGGGTTCAGTATCATCCCACTGAACTCAATTCGTTTGACCACCAAACGGTTACCTTAATCCAAACCAACAGCATGACCTTACACAGTCAAATCCTGAAATTTGTTAAACAGACTGGTCATGCGGTTTTTGAAGAAGACATTAAGGCCCATGATCGCTATTTAATGGAAAGAAACATCCGTGGTTCAATTCGATTTATTGGTTTGGTTGAGCAGGGTGGGCTGGTTTATCGGCAAGCTAAGGTGATTGCTGGTGACTACGCACCTAATTGGAACATCTGGTCGTTAGACATTGAAACCTCAGTGACACATAACAAAATCCTGTCAATTGGCATCACCAATGATCTGCTGCGACAAGCCTTTGTCGTGGCACCCGATAATACCAATCTTGAGAATGTCACGGCGTTTTCTGATGAGCGCAGCTTATTACTCGGGTTTATGCAATTCGTAAAAAAGCACAATCCAGATATTTTCATTGGCTGGAATTTGATTGGTTTTGATCTTCACTTTATTGATCAACGCTGCCAACAGTTAGGCATTCGCGCCGCTTTTGGTGTGAATGGTGAAACATGGAATATTCGCTCTTCAGAGAATCAAGGAAAATACTTTGCCTCTATTCCCGGAAGAGTGGCCTTAGACGGCATCACCTTGCTTAAGGTGGGCGGGTATCACTTTGAATCATACAGTTTAAACAATGTCAGCCACGAAATCTTAGGCGACCGTAAGTTGTTACACGGCGGCGATCGATGGCAAGAAATTGAGCGAATGCATCAGCATGACCTAGCTTCCTTTGTCGCTTACAATTTACAAGACTGCGACTTGGTATGGCGTATTTTTAAACAATTAAAATTGATTCAACTACAACAAACGCGAGTGGACCTCACGGGCATACCAATGGAACAAACAGGCGGTTCTGTTGCCTCCTTTGAAAACCTTTATATTCCACGTTTACACCAAGCTGGATACGTTGCTCCGTCATGGAAAGACGAAGCCTTTGTTGCCAGTCCCGGTGGTTTTGTAATGAATTCTCTTCCCGGGCTTTACAAAAATGTCTTGGTGTTCGACTTCAAAAGTTTGTACCCAAGCATTATCCGAACCTTTTTCATTGACCCTCTAGCCCGTATCACGGCACAAAAAGCCCCACAGCAAAACAATCAACATATCGTACCTGGTTATTTGGGAGCACATTTTGAAGTAGACCAAGCCATATTGCCTGAGTTAGTTGGGGAACTTGCTAAGGCCAGAGAAGAAGCAAAGTCATCACACAATGATATCTTAAGTTATGCCATTAAAATTATTATGAACTCTTTCTATGGCGTACTAGGGTCAAATGTGTGTCGGTTTTATCATGCTGAGCTCGCCAGTTCGATTACCATGCGTGGCCATGAAATATTGCAACTTACCAAAACTTGGATGGAAGAGAAGGGCGCTAACGTCATTTATGGCGATACCGATTCATTATTCGTGGTGCTAAATGATGAGAGCGCTGAGCCTGACGTATTAGGAAAACACTTATGCGAGGACATTAATCAAACATTAACCGCATGGTGTCGTGATTATGCCAATGTAGATTCTCATCTAGAACTTGAATTTGAAACCTTGTATGAACGCTTCTTTATGCCAACTATACGTGGTCAAGAAGAGGGCAGTAAAAAGCGTTATGCAGGCAAAACCAACAACAAAGTTGTTTTCAAAGGGCTAGAAGCCGCGCGCACAGATTGGACCAAGCTGGCGCGGGAATTTCAACGTAACCTTTTTGACATTGTCTTTAATGATGAAAACCCTATTGCTTATATCCAGTCCATTATTGAGCAACTCAAGGCTGGTCAGCTTGATGAATGGCTCGTGTACAGTAAACAATTGAGTCGACCTCTGTCAGAGTATTCGAAACACAAACCACCTCATGTCCGCGCTGCTATGATGATTGATGAAAAGCGTGCAAGTCTAGGCTTGCCGCTGGAATATAATAAAGGACGAAAACGAATACATTACGTGTATCAAACTTCTGGGGTCATGCCCTATGAAACACAAGCCGATTTAAATCATTTAGATTATGAACATTATATCGAAAAACAACTCGTCCCCATTGCGGATAGCCTCTTACCAATCTTTAAAACAAACATGGCAAGCCTACTATCTCAGCAAATTTCGTTACTTTAA
- a CDS encoding ABC transporter permease encodes MMFIFRLMVRDFRSGDLLTLLAALVISVGTVTSIGLFIDRLQLSFEEQSANLLAADRLIRSDETIPSDWIERANNLSLEQAQRTSFTTMMFAKDSLQLAQISAVTDSYPLRGAYLVDQTLFGQGQQWTQPPATGEVWLSSRLASLLGVNIGDQVEIGEAKFHVSQYLVRDPGSTTSAFTISPRAVINDKDLAKTQVIIPGSRVRYSLLLAGNRQTLRAYGDWLTPQLVDGQRWRTPSQRGERVGDTISRAESFLLLAGTLAVVMSGIAMALASARFVKRHLMQVAILKTIGATPRFLSWAFFQQLCLLFCVGTLIGLAIGWGIQEIIASLLSGLMSTELPSPSISRLWLGIATGLVSMLAFCLPLVMRLIKISPLSVLQPTAKIEQNTAIIYSLGFVGMYALMCIYTKGFLLPSVMTLSIAGIGLIVGLIGISAFKLGRRLTSGATSGWQIGLASLYRRLVPNLFQLLVFTLIIMLTLILIGVQSSLISDWQKQLPEDAPNHYIFNVQHNQINEIDNTSQTLGIPHSDWYPMVRGRVIKINNDDVDDLYPDGRNEPELVDRELNLTWSDQLGQGNTLLEGDFLAQGLSIEQRVAQEVGVSLGDTLTINIGGNIITLPITSVREVDWGTMQPNFYLILPKQALQDYPANFVSSLFVNEAKAQDFYKGMSNYPTVSILNVGDILKQIQTIIGQLSQAIQLVLLCILCAGGLVLLASVRSTLEERLEEGALLRVLGAKSGLVRQSIFVEFGALGFFSGIISALGAELCLYGLQVYVFNTQANWHPNLWLFGPLIGVCVILTIGVFASRKVLNVPPMHLLRDI; translated from the coding sequence ATGATGTTCATCTTCCGATTAATGGTTCGAGATTTTCGCAGCGGTGATTTACTCACATTGTTAGCCGCGCTCGTCATATCAGTAGGCACCGTGACGTCGATCGGTCTCTTTATTGACCGCTTACAACTTTCTTTTGAGGAACAGTCTGCCAATTTATTAGCGGCCGATCGTTTGATTCGAAGTGATGAAACCATCCCGTCAGACTGGATTGAAAGAGCAAATAATCTTAGCTTAGAGCAAGCTCAGCGAACCTCCTTTACCACTATGATGTTCGCGAAAGACAGTTTACAGCTTGCACAGATTAGTGCCGTCACGGATTCTTATCCACTAAGAGGCGCTTATCTAGTAGATCAAACGCTATTTGGTCAGGGGCAGCAATGGACGCAGCCACCAGCCACAGGAGAAGTTTGGTTGTCTTCAAGGCTGGCCAGCCTGCTTGGCGTCAACATTGGCGATCAAGTAGAAATCGGTGAAGCGAAATTTCACGTTAGCCAGTATTTGGTCCGAGACCCTGGCTCAACGACATCGGCCTTTACCATCTCACCAAGAGCGGTAATCAATGACAAGGATTTAGCCAAAACACAAGTGATCATTCCCGGCAGCCGAGTACGTTACTCTTTACTATTAGCCGGTAATAGACAGACTTTGCGAGCATACGGCGATTGGCTAACACCTCAGCTTGTTGATGGTCAGCGATGGCGTACACCTTCACAAAGAGGTGAGCGTGTTGGTGACACAATCAGTCGCGCTGAATCGTTTTTGTTGTTAGCAGGCACTTTGGCCGTGGTGATGTCAGGCATTGCCATGGCATTAGCGTCGGCTCGGTTTGTAAAGCGCCATCTGATGCAGGTCGCCATCTTAAAAACCATTGGTGCAACCCCTAGATTTCTTAGTTGGGCTTTTTTCCAACAATTATGCTTACTCTTCTGTGTGGGAACCTTGATTGGCTTAGCAATAGGTTGGGGCATACAAGAAATCATCGCCTCATTATTATCTGGTTTGATGTCTACTGAATTACCTTCACCCTCTATCAGTCGCTTATGGCTTGGAATCGCAACAGGCTTGGTGTCAATGTTGGCTTTTTGTTTGCCTCTGGTTATGCGTTTGATCAAGATTTCACCACTTTCTGTGTTACAACCAACGGCCAAAATCGAGCAAAATACCGCCATTATTTACAGCCTTGGTTTTGTCGGTATGTACGCTCTTATGTGTATTTACACCAAAGGCTTTTTATTACCCAGTGTGATGACATTGAGCATTGCTGGAATTGGACTAATTGTCGGATTAATTGGCATTAGTGCATTCAAATTAGGGCGAAGATTAACCTCTGGTGCCACCAGTGGCTGGCAAATTGGCTTGGCCTCACTGTATCGTCGCTTGGTACCTAATTTATTCCAGTTGTTGGTGTTTACTTTGATTATTATGTTAACGCTGATTTTGATTGGCGTGCAGTCGAGCCTGATCAGTGACTGGCAAAAGCAACTTCCTGAAGATGCCCCAAACCACTACATTTTTAATGTCCAACACAATCAGATTAATGAAATTGATAACACCAGCCAAACATTGGGCATTCCACATTCCGATTGGTATCCCATGGTACGTGGCCGTGTCATAAAGATTAATAATGATGATGTAGACGACTTATACCCTGATGGTCGCAATGAGCCTGAATTGGTAGATCGTGAATTAAACCTCACTTGGTCAGATCAGCTAGGACAAGGGAACACACTTCTTGAGGGCGACTTTTTGGCTCAGGGTCTATCCATTGAACAGCGTGTGGCGCAAGAGGTCGGTGTCTCTCTTGGTGACACATTAACCATCAATATTGGCGGCAATATCATTACTCTGCCGATAACCTCAGTGAGAGAAGTTGATTGGGGAACAATGCAGCCTAATTTCTATTTGATTTTGCCAAAGCAAGCTCTGCAAGATTATCCCGCCAATTTCGTCAGCAGTCTGTTTGTTAACGAAGCTAAGGCGCAAGATTTTTACAAAGGCATGTCAAATTACCCAACGGTGTCCATTTTGAATGTCGGAGATATCTTAAAACAGATTCAAACCATTATTGGCCAATTATCACAGGCCATTCAGTTAGTACTTTTGTGTATATTGTGCGCAGGCGGTTTAGTATTACTCGCCAGTGTGCGATCGACCCTAGAAGAAAGATTGGAAGAAGGTGCCTTGCTAAGAGTTTTGGGCGCGAAAAGCGGTTTAGTTCGCCAATCAATTTTTGTGGAATTTGGTGCGTTAGGATTCTTCTCTGGCATTATTTCGGCCCTTGGCGCTGAACTATGTCTTTACGGCCTGCAAGTTTATGTCTTTAATACCCAAGCAAATTGGCACCCAAACCTTTGGTTGTTTGGTCCATTAATTGGAGTGTGTGTTATTTTAACCATCGGTGTATTTGCCAGTCGTAAAGTATTAAATGTGCCTCCGATGCATCTATTACGCGATATCTGA
- a CDS encoding ABC transporter ATP-binding protein encodes MSNRTAIKVSNLTHTVTSNTGDLTILKGINMEILESESVAIVGASGSGKSTLLGLLAGLDINTSGDIFVYDQAFSSLNEEKRAIIRGQYVGFVFQSFHLLPSLQAIENVMLPAELKGDKNARQKAEALLNKVGLSHRLTHYPNQLSGGEQQRVAIARAFASQPKILFADEPTGNLDEENGKLIIDLLFDLNQSQGTTLVMVTHDNELAKMCGRQLIMSSGQLTEKSL; translated from the coding sequence ATGAGCAATAGAACGGCGATTAAAGTCAGTAATCTTACTCACACAGTGACATCAAATACAGGAGATTTAACCATATTGAAAGGAATCAATATGGAAATTCTGGAAAGTGAGTCTGTGGCGATCGTCGGTGCATCAGGCTCAGGCAAGTCAACATTGCTTGGCCTATTGGCAGGGTTGGATATTAACACGTCGGGGGATATTTTTGTTTATGATCAAGCCTTTTCGAGCTTGAACGAAGAAAAACGCGCCATCATTAGAGGACAATATGTAGGCTTTGTCTTTCAGTCTTTTCATTTGCTTCCCAGCTTACAAGCGATTGAAAATGTGATGCTACCTGCCGAATTGAAAGGGGATAAAAACGCGCGACAAAAAGCCGAGGCCTTACTCAACAAAGTTGGCCTATCCCATCGTTTGACACATTACCCTAATCAATTATCCGGTGGTGAGCAGCAGCGCGTTGCTATCGCAAGAGCATTCGCCTCTCAGCCGAAAATTCTATTTGCGGATGAACCAACCGGCAATTTAGATGAAGAAAACGGTAAATTGATTATTGATTTGTTGTTTGATCTAAACCAATCGCAGGGAACCACACTCGTCATGGTGACTCATGATAATGAACTTGCGAAAATGTGTGGTCGTCAATTGATCATGTCGTCCGGTCAGCTAACGGAAAAATCCTTATGA
- a CDS encoding arylesterase produces MFVKITQKIVLIFGFLCLTTSSFAANLLVMGDSLSAAYNLRQQDGWVSLLKNQLNQSHPSIEVINASVSGETTQGGLSRFPALLTQYRPKWVILELGANDALRGYPLNQTSDNLKNMVELSLQVGAEVLLIGNQIPQNYGKRYTKMFFELYKGIADQYQIAYLPFMLQNVALDKDLMQNDGLHPNKAGQPIVLENILPYLQPLLD; encoded by the coding sequence ATGTTTGTAAAAATAACTCAAAAAATCGTTTTAATATTTGGCTTTCTGTGTCTAACAACAAGTTCATTTGCTGCCAATTTACTGGTAATGGGTGACAGTCTTAGTGCTGCCTATAACCTAAGACAACAAGATGGTTGGGTAAGTTTACTAAAAAATCAATTAAATCAATCACACCCTAGTATCGAGGTAATCAACGCCAGTGTCAGTGGTGAAACAACTCAAGGGGGCTTGTCTCGTTTTCCTGCGCTACTGACACAATATCGACCTAAATGGGTGATATTAGAACTGGGGGCCAACGACGCTTTACGTGGTTACCCTTTAAATCAGACCTCTGATAATTTAAAAAATATGGTCGAACTATCTTTGCAAGTTGGTGCTGAGGTGTTGCTAATTGGCAACCAAATCCCTCAAAACTATGGTAAACGTTACACTAAAATGTTTTTTGAGTTATATAAAGGCATTGCCGATCAATATCAAATTGCGTATTTACCTTTCATGCTGCAAAACGTCGCACTCGATAAAGACCTCATGCAAAATGACGGACTACACCCTAATAAAGCAGGCCAACCTATTGTGCTAGAAAATATCCTGCCATATTTACAGCCATTATTAGACTAA
- a CDS encoding D-2-hydroxyacid dehydrogenase, whose protein sequence is MKAVFLDRGSFPRDLSIRFNDTITSYVEYHNTLETEVAERIMDADIILTNKVVISRKQIENSASLKLIQVMATGTNNVAIEACQEKGVRVQNVEGYSAISVPEHTFAMLLALRRNLVPYLQEVQSGAWEKAEFFCLMDHPIKDLSGSKMAIIGSGQLGKQVAILAKAFGMEVMLVERKHQTDIRNGYVSFDQAIQEADIISLHCPLTTDTKNLIDDIEFKRMQNHALLINMSRGGIVNEEALVRAIESKQIAGAAFDVATQEPMPNSSPLFSLTQSLNFLLTPHVAWASQGAMEKLVQIAINNIHAFVESK, encoded by the coding sequence ATGAAAGCCGTTTTTTTGGATCGAGGATCCTTCCCTCGCGATTTAAGTATTCGCTTTAATGATACCATCACCAGCTATGTCGAATATCATAATACCCTTGAGACTGAAGTGGCTGAGCGCATTATGGACGCTGATATTATACTCACCAATAAAGTTGTCATCAGCCGTAAGCAGATTGAAAACTCAGCGTCTCTTAAGCTCATTCAAGTGATGGCAACCGGTACTAACAACGTAGCGATTGAAGCTTGTCAGGAAAAAGGTGTTAGGGTTCAGAATGTAGAGGGTTATTCGGCCATCAGTGTGCCTGAGCATACTTTTGCAATGCTGTTGGCTCTGCGTCGTAATCTTGTGCCCTACCTTCAAGAGGTTCAATCTGGTGCGTGGGAAAAGGCAGAATTTTTTTGCCTGATGGACCACCCTATTAAGGATTTGTCTGGTTCAAAAATGGCCATTATTGGTAGCGGCCAACTGGGCAAGCAAGTTGCAATACTGGCTAAGGCGTTTGGAATGGAGGTCATGTTAGTAGAGCGAAAGCATCAAACGGATATACGAAACGGTTATGTTTCATTTGATCAGGCCATTCAAGAAGCCGATATTATCAGCTTGCACTGCCCTCTCACGACAGACACAAAGAACCTTATTGATGACATTGAATTTAAACGCATGCAGAATCATGCGCTATTGATTAATATGAGCCGAGGCGGCATCGTCAATGAAGAGGCGCTTGTTAGGGCCATTGAATCTAAGCAGATTGCAGGGGCAGCTTTTGATGTTGCAACACAGGAACCCATGCCTAATAGTTCACCATTATTCTCCTTAACACAATCGCTAAATTTCCTGCTTACGCCTCATGTCGCCTGGGCAAGTCAAGGTGCGATGGAAAAGCTTGTGCAGATTGCCATTAATAATATTCATGCGTTTGTAGAATCAAAATAA
- a CDS encoding pseudouridine synthase, translating to MQLDILYQDEFLVAVNKPAGLLVHRTYLAKGEEDAVVQRLRDQTGQWVFPVHRLDRGTSGVLVMAFSPDIARGLAEQFSQSQTEKIYHCLVRGFSSEKGEINYPLAKLNEQKGRARFKITGTEKEAETLFKRLHRYQLPIPVSRYPEMRLSLLEVTPKQGRKHQIRRHFKHLLNPLVGDTCYGCRHINKALRVEWNEALRLMLHASSLSFTHPIGGHRLTIQAKFPDSLQAVINKITPYQID from the coding sequence ATGCAGCTAGACATTCTTTATCAAGACGAGTTTCTTGTGGCAGTAAACAAGCCGGCCGGTTTACTGGTTCATCGAACGTATTTAGCAAAAGGCGAAGAAGATGCCGTTGTTCAACGTTTAAGGGATCAAACAGGACAATGGGTATTTCCTGTCCATCGATTAGATCGAGGAACATCCGGAGTCTTGGTGATGGCCTTTTCGCCTGACATTGCTCGTGGCTTAGCGGAGCAGTTTAGTCAATCTCAAACGGAAAAAATCTATCATTGTTTAGTGCGTGGATTCAGCTCTGAGAAAGGTGAGATTAACTATCCTCTTGCTAAATTGAATGAGCAAAAAGGCCGAGCTAGATTTAAAATCACTGGCACAGAAAAAGAAGCCGAAACGCTTTTTAAACGACTGCACCGTTATCAGCTACCGATTCCCGTCAGTCGTTACCCTGAAATGCGTCTAAGTTTACTAGAAGTCACACCGAAACAAGGACGGAAACATCAAATACGTCGACACTTTAAACATTTACTCAACCCCCTGGTGGGTGATACCTGCTACGGTTGTCGACACATTAATAAAGCCTTACGAGTTGAATGGAATGAAGCGTTGCGCCTGATGCTGCATGCGTCCTCTTTATCCTTTACTCATCCAATTGGGGGTCACAGGCTAACCATTCAAGCTAAGTTTCCAGACAGCTTACAGGCTGTTATTAATAAGATAACACCTTATCAAATTGATTAA
- a CDS encoding GNAT family N-acetyltransferase: MKDLLKIRPAKLDDLANILQFETNNQEWFAHFLPHYAGYAPTKPQLNKLLRGQEAGLQFLVCLHDGKIIGRFNAQYLDQNKEIIEVSYRIDKYFVNRGIARFALRHLLLVWTCRGVKEIYAKVADYNRSSIKVLLSCGFWIDEFCPETVNLKTKAHDGWVFKWSESQQPNQDVNQFDKVLSY; this comes from the coding sequence ATGAAAGATTTACTGAAAATACGCCCCGCGAAATTGGATGACCTAGCCAATATTTTGCAATTTGAAACAAACAATCAAGAGTGGTTCGCTCACTTCTTACCTCATTATGCTGGCTATGCACCGACCAAACCTCAATTAAACAAGCTACTAAGAGGCCAAGAGGCTGGATTGCAGTTTTTAGTCTGCTTACACGATGGCAAAATCATTGGTCGCTTTAATGCACAATACCTAGATCAAAATAAAGAGATCATTGAAGTGTCTTATCGTATAGACAAGTACTTTGTAAACCGTGGCATTGCGCGATTTGCCCTGAGGCATTTACTGCTTGTCTGGACGTGTCGCGGGGTGAAGGAAATTTATGCGAAAGTCGCAGATTACAACAGATCCTCGATAAAAGTCTTATTGTCATGTGGTTTCTGGATAGACGAATTCTGCCCAGAAACGGTCAATTTAAAAACAAAGGCTCATGATGGTTGGGTGTTTAAATGGTCAGAAAGCCAACAGCCTAATCAAGACGTTAATCAATTTGATAAGGTGTTATCTTATTAA
- the yciH gene encoding stress response translation initiation inhibitor YciH, which produces MKNRNIVYSTDQGRLCPDCEQPTAECQCQQMEAVGDGNVKIALETKGRKGKGVTTVKGLPLTEAQLKGLAKKLKAQCGTGGSVKDGQIEIQGDNRQKLKTLLEKEGYSSKFVGG; this is translated from the coding sequence ATGAAGAATCGTAATATCGTTTATTCCACTGATCAGGGCCGTTTATGCCCTGATTGCGAGCAACCTACTGCTGAGTGTCAGTGTCAACAAATGGAAGCTGTTGGTGATGGCAATGTAAAAATTGCACTAGAAACCAAAGGTCGCAAAGGAAAAGGCGTCACAACAGTGAAAGGATTACCTTTAACTGAAGCGCAACTCAAAGGCTTAGCCAAGAAATTAAAGGCACAATGTGGTACCGGCGGCTCTGTTAAAGATGGCCAAATTGAAATTCAAGGCGATAATCGACAAAAACTAAAAACACTACTTGAAAAAGAAGGCTATTCCAGTAAATTTGTGGGTGGCTAA